Proteins encoded within one genomic window of Fragaria vesca subsp. vesca linkage group LG1, FraVesHawaii_1.0, whole genome shotgun sequence:
- the LOC101300484 gene encoding uncharacterized protein LOC101300484, translated as MEQHLSHFGMWKNYTIWTEHGEVEENNPTLAEFRASYIHEVGSSSGTADPSIYPAMNMLHDVFPYALRYEEEAIDDDAPNVNEPVDMSNYEKYSRLLEQAQTPVYDDCPVSILSVIMSQMHLKVKHRTSNGHYGDYSKFIKTLLPPINRLPESHYKTKKILGDLGLDYVKIHACKNNCVLFYGDYKDAIYCPICNGSRYDEDASSDKGKPVPVKVLHYFPLTPRLQRLYMSSETAEEMRWHGLPREDDGVLRHPSDGEAWKSFDASFPDFAEDVRNVRLGLATDGFNPSGNMTLSHSIWPVILMSYNLPPWMCMKKEYNFLALLIPGPNSPGKCLDVYLRPLIDELKELWENGIPTFDRHSKTSFRMRAVVM; from the coding sequence ATGGAACAACACTTGTCACATTTTGGTATGTGGAAGAATTATACTATATGGACGGAACACGGTGAGGTGGAGGAAAATAATCCTACACTAGCGGAATTTCGAGCAAGTTACATTCATGAAGTTGGGTCATCTAGTGGTACTGCCGACCCTTCTATATACCCCGCTATGAATATGCTACATGATGTTTTCCCGTATGCTTTAAGATATGAAGAAGAGGCAATTGATGATGATGCCCCCAATGTCAATGAGCCAGTTGACATGTCTAATTATGAGAAGTATAGCAGGCTTCTCGAACAAGCCCAGACACCAGTGTATGACGACTGTCCAGTTTCAATTTTGAGTGTCATCATGTCACAAATGCATTTGAAAGTAAAGCACAGAACGAGTAATGGACATTATGGAGACTATTCAAAGTTTATCAAAACTTTGCTTCCTCCTATAAATAGACTTCCTGAGAGTCATTATAAGACAAAAAAGATCTTGGGCGACCTCGGCCTTGATTATGTGAAGATCCATGCCTGTAAGAATAATTGCGTGCTGTTTTACGGAGATTACAAGGATGCTATCTACTGTCCCATTTGCAATGGGTCGAGGTATGATGAGGATGCTTCTTCAGATAAAGGGAAACCTGTTCCTGTGAAGGTTCTTCATTATTTCCCGTTAACTCCGAGATTGCAGCGTCTGTACATGTCATCAGAGACTGCAGAGGAGATGAGATGGCACGGTCTTCCTAGGGAAGATGACGGTGTTTTGAGACACCCCTCAGATGGGGAGGCTTGGAAATCTTTTGACGCATCATTTCCTGATTTTGCGGAAGACGTTCGAAATGTAAGGCTCGGACTAGCAACAGACGGGTTCAATCCTAGCGGCAATATGACTCTGTCTCATAGCATTTGGCCTGTTATTTTAATGTCGTACAACTTACCACCGTGGATGTGTATGAAGAAGGAATATAATTTTCTGGCATTGTTAATTCCAGGTCCCAATTCTCCGGGAAAGTGTCTAGATGTGTATTTGAGACCGTTGATTGATGAGCTAAAAGAATTATGGGAAAATGGAATCCCCACTTTTGACAGACATAGTAAAACTTCATTTAGGATGAGAGCAGTCGTGATGTAG
- the LOC101307533 gene encoding probable disease resistance protein At5g66900-like: MVLVKREALEASFLALYDAIKEVNDHHLLFKTLLGDIRSTLDCIEPLIKETVEDAKELDFPEDELHNFRVQMEEGIELIRKCSKVAPLSTDEKYIYRNKLGQLGKSLQRLLDILKAHSIRDVKKTLVTVKNIETLVQQIDVNFGAQINSSKRIEGWCAIPEPPPLVVGLEGPLKELKMKLFSDEISMLVLTAPGGCGKTTLATKFCQDEEVRDKFKNNIFFVTVSKKPNLNLIVEELYQSKGSQVPDFQNEVIAVDCLHEFLNQTGKNPLLLVLDDVWSESESLLEMFDEWKMPNCKILVTSRFAFPRFGSPYNLKSLSDEEAMALFIHSAYLGDISSHVPEDLARQVLKHCKGFPLAITVVGRSLCGQPIEIWQKRLIEWSKGSSILNSDHDLLVCLQSSLDALEKESITIKECFLDLSSFLEDQRIPATTLIDIWGESYKIDEDWLCIANLCELTNRNLANLIVTRKDPREVDGYYTEHFVTLHDILRELAIYLSSVESIEQRKRLIIDMSGDHFPEWWTEQKCQPINAHLLSISTDGNFSSKWPNMQLPQAEVVILNFQSKKYALPTFLEKMDKLKVLIVTKYGLLPGELDNFPLLGSLLHLKRIRFERISIPSISKSPVQLESLEKISLFMCKIGQAFSNCAVKLVDLLPNVVEMNIDYCNDLVELPAMLCDLISLKKLSITNSHKLSALPEEIGKLVNLEMLRLRSCTDLSEFPDSIQSLINLTYLDISDCFSIKELPEHIGGMRSLEVLNMRQCSRLQELPTSVLNLEQLKEVICDEETRVLWEPFLSVLKYTHVRVVKDDINLNWLHKFPT; the protein is encoded by the exons TGGTATTAGTCAAACGAGAAGCTTTAGAAGCGTCATTTCTGGCGCTGTATGATGCCATTAAGGAAGTTAATGACCATCACTTACTGTTTAAAACCCTCCTTGGAGATATCAGATCCACACTAGACTGTATAGAACCACTGATCAAAGAGACAGTAGAGGATGCAAAGGAATTGGATTTTCCAGAGGATGAACTTCATAACTTTAGAGTACAAATGGAGGAGGGGATTGAGCTCATTCGTAAGTGCTCTAAGGTTGCTCCACTGAGTACTGACGAAAAATATATATACAGAAACAAACTAGGTCAACTGGGCAAATCTCTGCAAAGATTGTTGGATATCCTGAAAGCGCATAGCATAAGAGATGTGAAGAAAACCTTAGTGACGGTAAAGAATATAGAGACTTTGGTCCAGCAAATTGATGTGAATTTTGGGGCACAAATCAATTCATCTAAACGTATTGAGGGTTGGTGTGCAATACCTGAACCTCCACCACTTGTAGTTGGATTGGAAGGGCCTTTGAAGGAATTGAAGATGAAGCTTTTCAGTGATGAGATATCAATGCTTGTATTAACTGCCCCCGGAGGATGTGGGAAAACTACATTGGCAACAAAATTTTGTCAAGACGAAGAAGTCAGAG ATAAATTCAAGAACAATATCTTCTTTGTAACTGTTTCCAAGAAGCCCAACTTAAACCTTATTGTAGAAGAGCTATATCAAAGCAAGGGTTCCCAGGTACCTGATTTCCAAAATGAAGTAATTGCAGTTGATTGCCTGCACGAATTTTTAAACCAAACGGGGAAAAATCCTTTACTGTTGGTTTTGGATGATGTTTGGTCTGAATCCGAATCCCTTCTTGAGATGTTTGATGAATGGAAAATGCCAAATTGCAAGATCTTGGTAACATCAAGGTTTGCATTTCCAAGATTTGGTTCTCCTTATAATTTAAAATCATTGAGTGACGAAGAAGCAATGGCTCTTTTTATTCATTCAGCATACTTGGGAGATATTAGCTCTCATGTTCCGGAAGACCTTGCTAGACAG GTACTAAAACATTGTAAGGGATTTCCGCTTGCGATTACAGTGGTTGGAAGATCACTTTGTGGGCAGCCTATAGAGATCTGGCAAAAAAGATTAATTGAATGGAGTAAAGGTTCATCTATTCTTAACTCCGATCATGATTTACTTGTTTGCCTCCAAAGCAGCTTAGATGCCTTGGAGAAAGAAAGTATTACCATCAAGGAATGTTTCCTAGACCTAAGTTCATTTCTGGAAGACCAGAGAATACCTGCTACTACCCTCATTGATATATGGGGAGAGTCGTATAAAATAGATGAAGACTGGCTTTGCATTGCAAACCTTTGTGAACTCACCAATCGAAATCTTGCTAATCTTATAGTCACTAG GAAGGATCCCAGGGAGGTGGATGGCTATTACACTGAACATTTTGTTACTCTTCATGACATTCTTAGAGAATTGGCTATCTATCTGTCAAGTGTGGAATCAATAGAACAGAGAAAAAGGCTGATAATAGATATGTCTGGAGACCATTTTCCTGAGTGGTGGACAGAACAGAAGTGTCAACCTATCAATGCCCACCTTTTATCTATCTCAACAG ATGGAAACTTCTCGTCTAAATGGCCCAACATGCAACTACCACAAGCAGAGGTTGTAATTCTGAACTTTCAGTCAAAGAAATATGCCCTACCCACATTTCTGGAGAAAATGGACAAATTAAAGGTTCTGATAGTCACAAAATATGGTCTTTTGCCTGGTGAATTAGATAATTTTCCATTACTGGGGTCACTGTTGCATCTAAAGAGAATCAGATTCGAACGAATTTCAATACCTTCCATAAGCAAGAGCCCTGTACAGTTGGAGAGTTTAGAAAAGATATCGTTATTCATGTGCAAAATTGGTCAAGCTTTTAGCAACTGTGCCGTCAAACTTGTTGATCTATTGCCAAATGTAGTGGAAATGAACATTGATTACTGCAATGATTTGGTGGAATTGCCTGCAATGCTCTGTGACCTGATATCCTTGAAAAAGCTCAGTATCACCAACTCCCATAAGCTGTCTGCCTTACCTGAAGAAATAGGAAAATTGGTAAACTTAGAAATGTTGAGGCTTAGGTCCTGTACAGACTTGTCAGAGTTTCCGGACTCAATTCAGAGCCTCATAAACTTAACCTATCTTGACATCTCTGATTGCTTCAGTATCAAGGAGTTGCCTGAACATATAGGTGGAATGCGCAGCTTAGAAGTACTCAACATGAGACAATGCTCAAGACTGCAAGAGCTGCCTACATCAGTTTTGAATCTTGAACAGTTAAAGGAGGTGATATGTGATGAAGAGACTCGTGTTCTATGGGAGCCCTTCTTATCTGTTCTGAAATACACACACGTAAGGGTGGTGAAAGACGATATAAATCTGAATTGGCTGCACAAGTTTCCAACTTGA
- the LOC101300764 gene encoding probable disease resistance protein At5g66910-like yields the protein MFSTDMHKIQLSVVEVLVLSFTADNYALPEFVAEMENLKVLIVTNHGSLPAKLSNFQLLNSLPNLKRIRLERISFPSITMNPIQLKSLKKISFFMCSISQAFSNPSFQISYAFPNVEELNIDYCSDLVELSGDLTDLIELRKLSITNCHNLSALPEEIGKLIKLEVLRLKSCTDLVTFPASIKNLDKLKVLDISDSFSIKKLPEDIGEISSLEKINMRDCDRLQVLPSSVYDLTQLNEVICDEEIKELWEIFGLEIDVRVLKDDFNLDWLIWLSK from the coding sequence ATGTTCTCAACGGATATGCACAAGATTCAACTTTCAGTCGTTGAGGTTCTAGTTTTAAGCTTCACCGCCGACAACTATGCTTTACCTGAATTTGTTGCGGAAATGGAAAACTTGAAGGTTCTAATAGTCACAAATCATGGTTCCTTACCAGCCAAATTGAGTAACTTTCAACTTCTGAATTCTTTACCAAATCTGAAGAGAATCAGACTAGAGCGAATTTCATTTCCTTCCATAACCATGAATCCCATACAGTTGAAGAGTCTAAAGAAGATATCTTTCTTCATGTGTAGCATCAGTCAAGCTTTCAGCAACCCCTCCTTCCAAATTTCATATGCATTTCCAAATGTAGAGGAATTGAACATTGACTATTGCAGTGACTTGGTGGAATTGTCTGGTGATCTCACTGATCTGATTGAGTTAAGGAAACTCAGTATCACCAACTGTCATAACCTATCTGCCTTGCCTGAAGAGATTGGAAAGTTGATCAAATTGGAAGTCTTGAGGCTAAAGTCTTGTACGGATCTGGTAACATTTCCAGCCTCAATTAAGAACCTCGACAAGTTGAAGGTGCTCGACATTTCTGATAGCTTCAGTATCAAGAAGTTGCCTGAAGACATTGGTGAAATAAGCAGTTTAGAAAAGATCAATATGAGAGACTGCGATAGGCTGCAAGTTCTACCTTCATCAGTTTATGATCTCACGCAACTAAATGAAGTGATATGTGATGAAGAAATAAAAGAGTTATGGGAGATTTTCGGGCTCGAAATCGACGTAAGGGTCCTCAAAGATGACTTCAACCTAGATTGGCTGATTTGGCTCTCAAAGTGA
- the LOC101301336 gene encoding probable disease resistance protein At5g66900-like, with amino-acid sequence MVNPVNKIFDELYVVFKDLIKKNIRFKGKLKGIEEKLEALKPVIGDMVQRNEVLDHSRKELEGLTKVMESGIKLFVKCSKFRVWWVFKKYKYDNKLTEWENSLGSELHMLNVYTGRDVKAIAIDVKENAALQKETGVTLKNIEEKLDQFLIQKQPGKPKAWMSTEVPELPRFTVGLDTHLKELKMKLFKDGGSKLVVTAPGGSGKTTLAKMLYHDQEVKDKFTKTIFVKVSKKSNYIVVQELYQELESQESEFPNEDGAFSWLKEFLETFQNPLLLILDDVWSESKSLLEKFKELSIQSSFSILVTSRSSFPSFGSRYPLDALNHKDSLTLLRHSATCPDDKSYDVPEDLQHKIVRRCKGCPLAIKVVGRSLCGKYTESWLKKLYEWSKGASIFDTETDVLVCLKTSLDSLDEKDQNLKECFLDLGAFPEDQRIPAVALIDMWAELYGIDEDFISIQYLQELSSRCLVNLVVTRNLVLIITRKENMVADGYYSEHFY; translated from the exons ATGGTTAATCCAGTGAATAAGATTTTCGATGAGCTGTATGTTGTCTTTAAAGACCTAATCAAGAAGAATATTAGATTTAAAGGCAAACTCAAAGGCATCGAAGAAAAGCTAGAAGCTCTAAAGCCGGTGATCGGAGACATGGTGCAGAGAAATGAGGTATTAGATCACTCAAGGAAGGAACTAGAAGGTTTAACAAAAGTTATGGAGTCTGGCATTAAGCTCTTTGTCAAGTGCTCAAAGTTTCGGGTGTGGTGGGTCTTCAAGAAGTACAAATACGACAACAAACTTACTGAATGGGAGAACAGTCTAGGAAGTGAGTTACATATGCTGAACGTGTATACCGGCAGGGATGTGAAGGCCATCGCAATAGACGTGAAGGAGAATGCAGCGCTTCAGAAGGAGACTGGGGTTACGTTGAAGAATATAGAGGAGAAATTGGACCAATTTCTGATTCAAAAACAACCTGGGAAACCTAAAGCTTGGATGAGCACCGAAGTACCTGAACTTCCACGTTTTACAGTGGGATTGGACACACATTTGAAGGAATTGAAGATGAAGCTTTTCAAGGATGGGGGGTCAAAGCTTGTAGTAACAGCTCCTGGAGGATCTGGCAAAACCACTTTGGCTAAAATGCTTTATCATGATCAAGAAGTCAAAG ATAAATTCACCAAGACTATCTTTGTAAAGGTCTCGAAAAAGTCCAACTACATTGTTGTACAAGAACTATATCAAGAGTTGGAATCCCAGGAATCTGAATTCCCAAATGAAGATGGTGCATTCAGCTGGCTGAAGGAATTTCTGGAGACCTTCCAAAATCCTCTGCTTCTCATCCTTGATGATGTTTGGTCGGAATCTAAATCCCTTCTTGAGAAGTTTAAGGAATTAAGTATACAGTCAAGCTTCAGTATCTTGGTGACATCAAGATCTTCCTTTCCAAGTTTTGGTTCTCGATATCCTTTAGATGCATTGAATCACAAAGATTCATTAACTCTTCTGCGTCATTCAGCAACCTGCCCGGATGATAAGAGCTATGATGTTCCAGAAGATCTTCAGCACAAG ATAGTAAGGCGCTGTAAGGGATGTCCACTTGCCATTAAAGTGGTCGGAAGATCTCTCTGTGGAAAATATACAGAGTCATGGCTTAAAAAATTATACGAGTGGTCTAAAGGTGCTTCTATTTTTGATACCGAGACTGACGTGCTTGTTTGCCTCAAGACTAGCTTAGACTCCTTGGATGAAAAAGATCAAAATCTCAAGGAATGCTTCTTGGACCTGGGTGCATTTCCTGAAGATCAAAGAATCCCAGCTGTTGCTCTGATTGATATGTGGGCAGAGTTATATGGCATAGATGAAGATTTTATTTCCATTCAATACCTCCAGGAGCTTTCCAGCCGATGCCTGGTTAATCTTGTAGTCACAAG AAACTTAGTTTTGATCATTACTAGGAAGGAAAATATGGTGGCAGATGGCTACTACAGTGAACACTTTTATTGA